One part of the Mariniblastus fucicola genome encodes these proteins:
- a CDS encoding EF-hand domain-containing protein: MQKLIFTLVIFASISMSSLAIAQRPGGGEGGQRGERGAQRGERGGPSGGRGGQRGGQRPISPLMSALDVDKDGKLSVEEIANSVAALKTLDKNKDGVLEASELAPERGGRGGQGGRGQQGGGGNWDPGAFVDRIMERDADKDDKLSKEEAGERMSRGFDDADTDKDGYLTRKEVEAMTKQWQGGGGGGRGGRGGRGGGGAESPKAKENRPAFDDQ, encoded by the coding sequence ATGCAAAAGCTAATTTTCACACTCGTCATTTTTGCTTCCATTTCCATGTCGTCACTGGCGATCGCCCAACGTCCTGGCGGCGGAGAAGGCGGGCAGCGTGGCGAACGCGGTGCTCAACGCGGAGAGCGTGGCGGACCTAGCGGAGGCCGTGGTGGTCAGCGCGGCGGACAGCGCCCCATTTCACCATTGATGTCGGCTCTTGATGTTGACAAAGATGGAAAGCTTTCAGTCGAAGAAATTGCGAATTCGGTTGCGGCATTGAAGACGCTTGATAAGAACAAAGACGGCGTTCTGGAAGCGTCGGAACTTGCTCCGGAACGCGGAGGCCGAGGTGGTCAGGGCGGTCGTGGTCAGCAGGGCGGCGGTGGAAACTGGGATCCTGGCGCGTTCGTCGATCGCATCATGGAACGCGATGCCGATAAGGACGACAAGCTTTCGAAGGAAGAAGCCGGTGAGCGAATGTCGCGAGGATTCGATGACGCAGATACCGACAAAGACGGATACCTGACTCGCAAAGAAGTTGAAGCGATGACGAAGCAGTGGCAGGGCGGCGGCGGTGGTGGTCGTGGCGGCCGCGGAGGTCGTGGCGGAGGCGGCGCTGAATCGCCAAAAGCAAAAGAGAATCGTCCTGCGTTTGATGATCAGTAG
- a CDS encoding outer membrane protein assembly factor BamB family protein, translating into MTQLQTRYFSLAALFAFTVFTISAEAQEDWPRFRGASGSGISSSSAPTQWGPEKNIQWKTALPGAGASSPVVVSDKVFLTCYSGYGESRENVGNKEDLKRHVVCIDRTTGKELWSKTIAGTANEDDFSGIGVTAHGYASHTPVCDGESLFVFLGKSGVIAYDLDGKELWKKSVGDGSDSRKWGSASSPIVHDGLLIVPALAESRAVYALDKKTGEQVWVCESDALDNTWATPMIVNVDDRRSDIVIGVPDELWAINSENGKLKWAASGIGDTGFYTSAVESDGMIYASIGGRSGGGSIAIRSGGTKDVTDSHVAWNGRTMASFASPVVYNGHMFVIGRGGVVSVVDIETGKEVGKSRMQSSDSSRPKSSGGGGRFGSPDYGSPVIAGDKVYYTKGNGETFVFNADAECKQIAANKLTDDAEIFPGTPAISNGQLLIRSNKYLYCIGE; encoded by the coding sequence ATGACTCAATTACAGACTCGCTACTTCTCTCTCGCAGCACTTTTTGCATTTACCGTTTTCACTATCTCCGCCGAAGCCCAGGAAGACTGGCCGCGATTTCGTGGAGCAAGTGGAAGTGGAATCAGCAGCAGTTCCGCTCCGACTCAATGGGGTCCGGAAAAGAACATCCAGTGGAAAACCGCGCTGCCAGGTGCGGGAGCTTCTTCTCCGGTCGTCGTTAGTGACAAGGTCTTTTTGACTTGCTATTCCGGCTACGGTGAGAGCCGTGAAAACGTTGGCAATAAAGAAGACTTGAAACGTCACGTCGTTTGTATTGACCGAACGACTGGCAAAGAGTTGTGGTCCAAGACCATCGCCGGGACCGCCAACGAAGATGACTTTTCTGGGATCGGCGTGACGGCTCACGGATACGCTTCGCACACTCCGGTTTGCGACGGCGAAAGCCTGTTTGTCTTTCTCGGAAAGTCCGGCGTCATCGCTTACGATTTGGATGGGAAAGAGCTTTGGAAGAAAAGCGTTGGCGACGGTTCCGACTCGCGCAAGTGGGGGTCGGCATCGAGCCCGATCGTTCACGATGGCTTGTTGATCGTGCCTGCGTTGGCTGAGAGCCGAGCCGTTTATGCTTTGGATAAAAAGACTGGCGAACAGGTTTGGGTTTGCGAGTCCGATGCTTTGGACAACACTTGGGCGACTCCGATGATTGTCAACGTTGACGACAGACGCAGTGACATTGTGATTGGTGTTCCGGATGAATTGTGGGCGATCAATTCGGAAAATGGAAAACTTAAATGGGCCGCGTCGGGAATCGGCGACACTGGTTTTTACACCAGCGCCGTTGAGAGCGACGGCATGATCTACGCTTCGATCGGCGGACGATCCGGCGGCGGCAGCATCGCCATTCGATCTGGGGGAACGAAGGATGTGACTGATTCGCACGTTGCATGGAACGGTCGTACGATGGCCAGTTTCGCCTCTCCGGTTGTCTACAACGGTCACATGTTCGTGATCGGGCGTGGTGGCGTGGTGAGCGTTGTCGACATTGAGACGGGTAAAGAAGTCGGTAAGAGTCGTATGCAGTCGAGTGATTCAAGTCGACCGAAGAGTTCTGGTGGTGGCGGGCGATTTGGTTCGCCGGACTATGGTTCACCGGTGATCGCTGGTGACAAGGTTTACTACACCAAGGGCAACGGCGAGACGTTTGTGTTCAATGCGGACGCAGAGTGTAAGCAGATTGCAGCCAATAAGTTGACGGACGATGCCGAGATTTTTCCCGGTACGCCAGCGATTAGCAATGGTCAACTTTTGATTCGTTCGAACAAGTATCTGTACTGTATTGGCGAATAG
- a CDS encoding ketoacyl-ACP synthase III, with translation MTKQFAAIGPISVHLPEKVESNAVLKEDNPRWDMDLIASKTGIHNRHIAAEDETSSDLGVAACEKLFAEHDIDPASIDFLLFCTQTPDFALPTTACLMQNRLGLRTDCGALDFNLGCSAYPYGLSIADGLIQSGVAKRILFVTAETYSKFIDKNDRSIRTIFGDAAAATLIEPHSEPSITGYKFGTDGSGAHMLCVTPASPGGFRKTDQDFQPQRKRRWKSDLYMDGPNLINFTLSEIPKLIEQILASSDSTKDELDQYLVHQATFKMLDMLRQQLGIDESQIPIELADVGNTVSSTLPILITQLREQKRLSKDRKNILIGFGVGLSWSGCVWKDVLQPG, from the coding sequence GTGACCAAACAATTTGCAGCCATCGGGCCGATCTCCGTTCACCTTCCTGAAAAAGTGGAATCCAACGCGGTTCTGAAAGAAGACAATCCGCGATGGGACATGGACCTGATCGCCTCCAAGACAGGGATCCACAACCGACACATCGCGGCAGAAGATGAAACTTCTTCCGACCTTGGTGTTGCAGCCTGCGAAAAACTTTTTGCGGAACACGATATCGATCCAGCTTCGATCGACTTTCTGTTGTTCTGCACGCAGACGCCCGACTTTGCGTTGCCGACGACCGCTTGTCTGATGCAAAATCGACTGGGATTGCGCACCGACTGCGGAGCCCTCGATTTCAATCTTGGCTGCAGTGCCTATCCGTACGGGCTTTCGATCGCCGACGGACTGATTCAATCAGGCGTCGCGAAACGGATCCTGTTCGTGACGGCTGAAACGTACTCCAAATTCATCGACAAGAACGATCGCAGCATCCGCACGATCTTCGGCGATGCCGCAGCGGCGACCTTGATCGAGCCGCATTCTGAACCGTCGATCACTGGTTACAAATTTGGTACCGATGGCAGTGGCGCTCACATGTTGTGCGTGACTCCGGCCAGCCCCGGTGGATTTCGCAAAACGGATCAGGACTTTCAGCCACAACGAAAACGGCGCTGGAAAAGCGATTTGTACATGGACGGCCCGAACCTGATTAACTTTACGTTGTCAGAGATTCCGAAGTTGATTGAACAGATCCTGGCCAGTTCGGATTCGACGAAAGATGAACTCGATCAGTACCTCGTGCATCAGGCGACGTTCAAGATGCTGGACATGTTGCGACAACAGTTGGGGATCGACGAGTCACAGATTCCGATCGAGCTGGCTGATGTCGGAAACACGGTTTCGTCGACGCTTCCGATTCTGATCACTCAGCTTCGCGAGCAGAAACGACTGTCCAAAGACCGGAAGAACATCCTGATCGGATTCGGCGTCGGTCTGTCCTGGTCGGGCTGTGTCTGGAAAGACGTCCTGCAACCCGGTTAG
- the trpS gene encoding tryptophan--tRNA ligase, translated as MRVLSGIQPTGRPHWGNWFGAVQQYIALQNEDESYYFVANLHALTTIRDGEQLYQNSLNTTMDMLALGLDPEKAVLFLQSDVPEVSQLCWILMSGTPMGLLERCVSYKDKIAKGMPVVTGLFTYPVLQAADILAYDSNIVPVGEDQKQHIEFCRDVANAFNHQYGEVFVVPEPRILDQSAKIPGTDGEKMSKSYGNFIEVFEPVKSMKKKVMRIDTDSRPMEDSKEPEGDHLFQLYSLFAEPDKVEEMAATYRRGGFGYGDVKKALAEAAENYFAEARERRTELESDPDRIRDILNEGAKKARAKASEVLRRAQDACGLKPPRK; from the coding sequence ATGCGTGTACTTTCCGGAATTCAACCGACGGGCCGGCCTCACTGGGGCAACTGGTTTGGCGCCGTTCAACAATACATCGCGCTTCAAAACGAAGACGAGTCGTATTACTTTGTGGCGAACTTGCACGCGCTGACCACGATCCGCGACGGTGAACAGCTCTACCAAAACTCGCTCAACACGACGATGGACATGCTGGCTCTGGGGCTTGATCCTGAGAAAGCTGTTTTGTTCCTGCAGTCCGACGTGCCCGAGGTTTCCCAGTTGTGCTGGATCCTGATGTCGGGGACTCCGATGGGTTTGCTCGAGCGGTGCGTCTCGTACAAAGACAAAATTGCCAAGGGAATGCCCGTCGTCACCGGTCTGTTTACGTATCCGGTTCTGCAGGCCGCCGATATTCTTGCTTACGATTCGAACATTGTTCCTGTCGGCGAAGATCAAAAGCAGCACATTGAATTTTGTCGTGATGTTGCGAACGCGTTTAACCATCAGTACGGAGAAGTCTTCGTCGTGCCAGAACCTCGGATTCTCGATCAGAGCGCCAAGATTCCTGGAACGGATGGCGAGAAGATGTCCAAAAGCTACGGCAACTTTATCGAGGTCTTCGAGCCAGTTAAATCGATGAAGAAGAAAGTCATGCGAATCGATACGGATTCGCGGCCGATGGAAGATTCGAAGGAACCGGAAGGCGACCATCTGTTTCAGCTTTATTCTTTGTTTGCAGAACCGGACAAAGTCGAAGAGATGGCAGCGACCTATCGCCGCGGCGGATTTGGCTACGGCGACGTAAAGAAGGCGCTCGCCGAAGCGGCAGAGAACTACTTTGCAGAAGCCAGAGAGCGTCGGACTGAGTTGGAATCGGATCCGGACCGGATACGGGATATTCTGAACGAAGGTGCAAAGAAAG